The Solicola gregarius DNA window CGCGTTGAACACGGTCGACGCGACCTGCGATGCGCCGTCGCCGTTGGCGCCGGACCTGCCGGGCCGCCCACCCGACCGGTTGAACGAGAAGGTGTCGCCGGGCCGCAGCACGGTGCCGTCGACGCTCCCCGCGATGGTGCCGACGTCGACACCGCGGCCACGCCGGAACCGCGTCGTGTACGACCCGACCCGTTCCACGATGCCGAGCTGCTTCGCATCGTCGGTGCGGAAGCCGGCCCGCGTGGTCGTCCGCTCCAGCGCGACGACCCGCAGCTTCGCGGAGCGTCGCTCGAGCGCCCGGACGAGCCTCGGGCCGGCGTCGCCGGTGCGCACGCCACGCCCGGGAACATCGGCGACGACCTTCGGCGCACCTCCGCGGATCACGACGGTTGCCGGCCTGGCCGGCTTGCGAACGTCCTTCGTGTTCGCCTTGACGAGCTGGCGGAACCGGTCGTTGTCGATCCTCGCGCTGAGCTCCCCGTCGGCGGAGACGTACGAGAGCATCGACCTGACGTCGGCGGCGGACAGCGTGAACTGCTCACCCGCGACGCGGATGCGGACGGGCGCACCGACGGCGGTCTTGACCTTGCCGTCGAGAGCGGCGTTCAGCTCGGCGCCGGTCACGTTCGGCTTATCGGTAGCGACCGGTATCCCCTCGGGCTGGTGGTCCTGCACGAACTGCTCGCGGACGAGGTCTTCGAGCGCGGCACGATTCACCTGGCGTCCCGGCTCGGACCGTCGTACGTCGGTCTCGTTGCCCTGGAACCGGACTCTCGGTTCGACGGGCGCGACGTCGATATCGGAGGCGATCTCGTCGAGCTTCTTGTCCAACGACTTCTGGTCGACGGTGACGACGGGGTCGAGTCGATCGGCACCGACGA harbors:
- a CDS encoding VanW family protein → MIPTPSGRELKKRERRGTWYAIIGLVILLGGLYVAGHFLLGNRLPTGTRIAGVGVGGLTPEQAEARLEADLAPHTKQTLTFYYEDLEYEIKPEDIGLELHIEQSVASAGGGRTWNPVEMLETIVGADRLDPVVTVDQKSLDKKLDEIASDIDVAPVEPRVRFQGNETDVRRSEPGRQVNRAALEDLVREQFVQDHQPEGIPVATDKPNVTGAELNAALDGKVKTAVGAPVRIRVAGEQFTLSAADVRSMLSYVSADGELSARIDNDRFRQLVKANTKDVRKPARPATVVIRGGAPKVVADVPGRGVRTGDAGPRLVRALERRSAKLRVVALERTTTRAGFRTDDAKQLGIVERVGSYTTRFRRGRGVDVGTIAGSVDGTVLRPGDTFSFNRSGGRPGRSGANGDGASQVASTVFNAGLLAGLGVPERHAHHSYVSRLPVGRDAAVTYGGRDLRLKNDTGHGVLISARADAGDRRTKVHVELWSTKRWNVKLDTGSRQKVKRPVRHLKGKRCSPRPGVPGFSIEVVRTLVRNGDEARDHTFSSTYEAVPRIRCHGRR